A window of the Pyxidicoccus trucidator genome harbors these coding sequences:
- a CDS encoding DNA alkylation repair protein produces the protein MKTTPALEDEVQSVLKWLKSHATQATLDGMAGFAIPSDKAFGVAMRDLKALGKKLGPNQELALALWETGWYEARMLTSFVGDPARVTAAQMDRWCKDFDNWAICDAMCFNLFDRTPHRWAKVTQWSSRRNEFEKRTAFALLWSLTVHDRHADDEAFLRGLALIEREADDERHFVKKAVNMALRAVGKRNRALNAAAVAVARRLADSEQAAARWVGKDALRELTSPSVARRLKS, from the coding sequence GTGAAGACGACCCCCGCGCTCGAGGATGAAGTCCAGTCGGTACTCAAGTGGCTGAAGAGCCACGCCACCCAGGCCACGCTCGACGGCATGGCCGGTTTCGCCATCCCTTCGGACAAGGCGTTCGGCGTGGCGATGAGGGACTTGAAGGCGCTCGGCAAGAAGCTCGGGCCCAACCAGGAGCTCGCCTTGGCGCTCTGGGAGACCGGCTGGTACGAGGCGCGCATGCTGACCTCGTTCGTCGGTGACCCGGCACGCGTCACCGCCGCGCAGATGGACCGCTGGTGCAAGGACTTCGACAACTGGGCCATCTGCGACGCGATGTGCTTCAACCTGTTCGACCGTACGCCACATCGGTGGGCGAAGGTCACGCAGTGGAGCAGCAGGCGCAACGAGTTCGAGAAGCGCACGGCCTTTGCGCTGCTGTGGAGCCTCACCGTGCATGACCGGCACGCCGACGACGAGGCCTTCCTCCGTGGCCTCGCGCTGATTGAACGCGAGGCCGATGATGAACGGCACTTCGTCAAGAAGGCCGTGAACATGGCGCTGCGTGCAGTCGGTAAGCGCAATCGCGCGCTCAATGCCGCCGCCGTGGCGGTGGCCCGGCGCCTGGCGGACTCAGAGCAGGCTGCGGCGCGGTGGGTGGGGAAGGATGCGCTCAGGGAGCTCACGAGTCCTTCGGTGGCCCGGCGCCTCAAGTCGTAG